From Thalassotalea euphylliae, the proteins below share one genomic window:
- a CDS encoding GNAT family N-acetyltransferase, whose product MDLSCLTPKNLSFRTERLSIRIMNRHDLQHFTALQTNSALMAYIGDVPEPDAFKAKFEARNQCFDDHSQWFTLLIFDRTSSAFCGSVGFLLEDIDAMRVEIGYILLSEQQGKGILTEAAKPMMEFIFTSLGARKIFAKCAVENTSSWKVMERLSLTREGCLASDFCVGDTWFDSYYYGLLNPSISEKSA is encoded by the coding sequence ATGGACTTATCCTGCCTAACCCCGAAGAACTTATCATTTCGTACCGAGCGCTTATCAATTCGCATCATGAACAGGCATGACTTACAACATTTTACTGCCTTGCAAACAAATTCAGCACTTATGGCCTACATCGGTGATGTGCCAGAACCTGACGCCTTTAAAGCCAAGTTTGAGGCAAGGAATCAGTGTTTTGATGATCACAGCCAGTGGTTTACGCTACTGATTTTTGATCGCACAAGCAGTGCATTTTGTGGCAGTGTCGGGTTCTTGCTCGAAGATATTGATGCGATGCGCGTCGAAATAGGTTACATACTGCTGAGTGAACAACAAGGTAAAGGCATTCTGACCGAGGCTGCCAAGCCAATGATGGAATTTATTTTTACCTCGTTAGGGGCAAGAAAAATATTTGCTAAATGTGCCGTTGAAAACACATCGAGCTGGAAAGTAATGGAAAGGTTATCACTCACACGTGAAGGCTGTTTAGCTTCTGATTTTTGCGTTGGCGATACCTGGTTCGATAGCTATTACTATGGCTTGCTCAACCCCAGTATTTCCGAGAAAAGTGCATAA
- a CDS encoding MGMT family protein yields MKESYFKIWRTVQMIPAGKVASYGQIADLAGLPGRARLVGKSLGFVPKEGYQGQPVPWFRVINSAGKISFPAGSDAFERQKQQLQDEQVVVIGARIKLKEFQWQPDLAELLFRLEY; encoded by the coding sequence ATGAAAGAAAGTTACTTTAAAATTTGGCGCACGGTACAAATGATCCCAGCAGGTAAGGTGGCCAGTTATGGGCAAATTGCTGATTTAGCAGGCTTACCCGGACGGGCTAGGCTGGTGGGAAAGTCGCTGGGTTTTGTGCCCAAAGAAGGTTACCAGGGCCAACCTGTGCCTTGGTTTCGCGTGATAAATTCAGCCGGTAAAATCTCTTTCCCGGCTGGTTCGGACGCGTTTGAGCGACAAAAACAACAGTTGCAAGATGAACAAGTAGTCGTGATTGGTGCTCGTATTAAGCTGAAAGAGTTTCAATGGCAACCTGATCTCGCCGAATTACTCTTCAGGCTTGAGTATTAG
- the lpxK gene encoding tetraacyldisaccharide 4'-kinase, producing MRLIEKVWFYRHPAKWALVPLLLPLTALFWLITSLRRFLYRCGVKSSTSPALPVMVIGNIGIGGNGKTPLTLYLIEQCERLGIKVGIISRGYGGKAPHYPYLINEYSTAAQAGDEPQMIFDRSGVPIAVGSDRIASIALLAEQGCQLVLADDGLQHYKMKRNAEVIVVDGKRKFGNGLLLPAGPLREGKWRLSSVDFIVVNGKSEADTGAAHKPSSSQENNVQNADDFSGLTTPVLAMDLAPSQFINLATGEAIGVDEFIEINSTVNAIAAIGDPARFFTTLEQCKLTLNKAQGFVDHHAFTAQELTELSASMPLVMTEKDAVKCQAFAQENWWYLAVNATFEVTDAELLHQQLKRLVSTC from the coding sequence ATGCGCTTAATTGAAAAAGTCTGGTTTTATCGCCATCCCGCCAAATGGGCATTAGTCCCCCTGTTATTGCCATTAACGGCTTTATTTTGGTTAATTACGTCGCTTCGACGCTTTCTTTATCGCTGCGGTGTTAAATCGTCGACAAGCCCTGCATTGCCAGTGATGGTGATTGGCAACATCGGCATTGGTGGCAATGGCAAAACACCACTGACACTTTATTTGATTGAGCAGTGTGAACGGCTGGGCATTAAGGTCGGTATTATCAGCAGAGGCTATGGCGGTAAAGCGCCGCATTATCCTTATTTAATCAATGAATATAGCACGGCTGCTCAAGCTGGTGATGAGCCGCAAATGATTTTCGACCGCTCTGGTGTGCCGATTGCTGTGGGCTCAGATCGCATTGCATCCATAGCCTTGCTAGCCGAGCAAGGCTGTCAGTTAGTGCTCGCTGACGATGGCTTGCAGCACTATAAAATGAAGCGAAATGCGGAAGTGATAGTGGTTGATGGCAAACGCAAATTTGGCAATGGTTTACTCTTACCCGCTGGCCCGCTTCGAGAGGGGAAATGGCGGTTAAGCTCAGTCGATTTTATCGTCGTCAACGGCAAGTCTGAGGCTGATACTGGCGCAGCACATAAACCATCAAGCAGCCAAGAAAATAATGTTCAAAACGCAGATGACTTTTCTGGGTTAACCACACCTGTGTTAGCGATGGATTTGGCGCCTAGTCAGTTTATAAATTTGGCGACAGGTGAAGCTATTGGTGTCGATGAGTTTATCGAAATTAACTCGACAGTAAATGCGATAGCGGCAATTGGCGATCCGGCGCGCTTTTTTACCACGCTTGAGCAGTGTAAACTTACGCTAAATAAAGCGCAGGGGTTTGTTGATCATCACGCATTTACTGCCCAAGAGCTAACCGAATTATCGGCTTCGATGCCCTTGGTGATGACAGAAAAAGACGCGGTAAAATGCCAAGCCTTTGCACAAGAAAATTGGTGGTATTTAGCCGTTAATGCCACGTTTGAAGTGACTGATGCTGAGCTTTTACACCAGCAACTCAAGCGCTTAGTGAGTACTTGCTAA
- a CDS encoding DUF3291 domain-containing protein yields the protein MDADHPPTVAQAKEKLEYLRTHGESQVAFSFKQVFPPA from the coding sequence ATTGACGCAGATCACCCCCCAACAGTTGCCCAAGCAAAAGAAAAGCTCGAATACCTTCGAACACATGGTGAAAGCCAAGTAGCATTTAGCTTTAAACAAGTTTTCCCGCCAGCTTGA
- a CDS encoding SDR family NAD(P)-dependent oxidoreductase has translation MKKTILITGATDGIGLVTATMLAEQGHHVLIHGRSTEKLAALKAQLESLTVDGERAVTVSSYQADLSKLTDVALMAAQIKTERTSIDVVINNAGVFHTPETMTADGFDMRFMVNTFSPYLLTKLLLPLMKGNGRVVNLSSAAQAPVNVQGMVAGDHLTDNAAYAQSKLAITMWTNALAAQRSDNEPLYVAINPKSFLGSKMVKEAYGVAGGDLRLGADILVRAALSDEFNDANGQYFDNDNECFASPHPDALDERKCHLLAGELEKLVSDFLS, from the coding sequence ATGAAAAAGACCATTTTAATTACGGGCGCTACCGACGGCATTGGCTTAGTAACCGCTACCATGTTGGCAGAGCAAGGCCATCACGTGTTAATTCATGGTCGCAGCACAGAAAAACTCGCAGCATTAAAAGCGCAGCTGGAATCATTGACTGTTGATGGCGAGCGTGCGGTAACTGTCAGTAGCTACCAAGCTGACTTATCTAAATTAACGGATGTCGCTTTGATGGCGGCACAAATTAAGACAGAGCGAACCAGTATTGACGTTGTCATTAACAATGCTGGTGTTTTCCATACACCAGAAACGATGACAGCTGATGGCTTTGATATGCGTTTTATGGTCAACACATTTTCGCCATATTTGTTAACTAAGCTACTGTTACCGTTAATGAAAGGCAATGGTCGCGTGGTCAACTTATCTTCTGCCGCACAAGCCCCGGTTAATGTACAAGGCATGGTTGCTGGTGATCACTTAACCGACAACGCCGCCTATGCGCAAAGCAAATTGGCGATCACTATGTGGACTAATGCACTTGCGGCACAGCGCAGTGACAATGAGCCACTTTATGTTGCCATCAACCCTAAGTCATTTTTGGGCAGTAAAATGGTCAAAGAGGCGTATGGTGTTGCCGGTGGCGACTTGCGGTTGGGAGCGGATATCTTGGTTAGAGCAGCGCTTAGCGACGAATTTAATGATGCTAACGGTCAGTACTTTGATAACGATAATGAGTGTTTTGCTAGCCCTCATCCAGACGCGCTAGATGAACGTAAATGTCACTTATTGGCCGGAGAATTAGAAAAGTTGGTATCTGATTTTTTATCTTAA
- a CDS encoding monovalent cation:proton antiporter-2 (CPA2) family protein translates to MTEYFLQAFVYLAAAVIAVPIAKKLGLGSVLGYLIAGVIIGPVTHLVGQETLTIQHFAEFGVVMMLFLVGLELAPSMLWQMRNRLFGLGGLQVVISTVLVAGIALLFEQPWSVSLAIGLIFSLSSTAIVLQTFNEKGLSSTEGGRNAFSVLLMQDIAVIPMLAFIPMLALPELVAAAEGLQSSAEHHEQLNLVAHLPTWAYAIAILASIGGVIVLGHFLSRPLFHYVASSGLREIFVATALLLVVGIAALMSLVGLSPALGTFLAGVVLANSEFRHELESNIEPFKGLLLGLFFITVGAGINFDILANQALVIGLLTLAVIVVKASVLWGLAVMFRIKNSNRWLFSLSLAQAGEFGFVLLSFSVQQHVIPTDIASILQLVVALSMFLTPLLFILFEHVIMPRYQADTSNPKYDDIGHSASVIIAGIGRFGQIVNRLLVANGVKTVVLDHEASQVENLRKIEIQSYFGDATRPDLLHTAGIENAKLLIVAIDNREQAIELITYVKHTYPKVKILARAFDKGHNYELLQAGADFTVNETYFSALELGAEAMTELGFHPFEVEQKKYAFCQIEAAASNQLYQQWLGGSEGEKFDPNYRKLFMQMEDSIKQAMQRDRMDKHDGAERGWTPPPKNYEKGFD, encoded by the coding sequence ATGACGGAATATTTCTTACAGGCATTTGTTTATCTCGCTGCCGCAGTAATCGCTGTGCCGATTGCGAAAAAACTGGGCTTAGGCTCAGTGCTGGGGTATTTAATTGCTGGTGTGATCATTGGCCCGGTAACGCATTTAGTGGGCCAAGAAACGCTAACCATTCAGCACTTTGCGGAATTTGGCGTGGTGATGATGCTCTTTCTGGTGGGACTTGAACTCGCCCCTAGTATGTTGTGGCAAATGCGCAATCGACTGTTCGGTTTAGGCGGCCTGCAAGTGGTGATCTCTACTGTTTTAGTCGCAGGTATTGCCTTGTTGTTTGAGCAGCCTTGGTCGGTATCGCTAGCGATAGGCTTAATTTTCTCGCTTTCTTCTACTGCCATTGTGCTGCAAACCTTCAATGAGAAAGGGCTGTCGAGCACAGAAGGGGGGCGAAATGCGTTTTCCGTACTGCTGATGCAAGATATCGCCGTCATTCCTATGCTCGCCTTTATTCCTATGCTGGCGCTACCTGAGTTAGTGGCAGCAGCAGAGGGGCTACAAAGCAGCGCCGAACATCATGAACAACTTAATTTAGTGGCTCACCTGCCCACTTGGGCTTACGCCATCGCCATTCTAGCCAGTATTGGTGGGGTGATTGTGCTCGGCCACTTCCTCTCTCGTCCTTTGTTTCATTATGTGGCAAGTTCAGGTCTGCGCGAGATATTCGTCGCAACGGCACTGTTACTTGTTGTGGGTATTGCAGCGTTAATGAGTTTAGTGGGGTTGTCACCAGCGCTCGGCACTTTTTTAGCGGGGGTAGTATTGGCGAATAGTGAGTTTCGCCATGAGTTAGAAAGCAATATCGAACCGTTTAAAGGTCTATTGCTTGGCCTGTTTTTTATCACGGTTGGGGCTGGCATTAACTTTGACATACTGGCTAACCAAGCGCTAGTCATTGGTTTACTTACCTTGGCGGTGATCGTGGTTAAAGCATCGGTGCTTTGGGGCTTAGCGGTGATGTTTCGCATTAAAAATAGCAATCGCTGGTTGTTTTCTCTAAGCCTTGCGCAAGCTGGGGAGTTTGGTTTTGTCTTGCTTAGCTTCTCAGTGCAACAGCACGTGATCCCAACCGATATAGCAAGTATTTTACAACTGGTTGTCGCCCTGTCGATGTTCCTAACGCCGTTGCTATTTATTTTGTTTGAACATGTCATAATGCCGCGCTATCAAGCTGATACTAGTAACCCAAAGTACGATGATATTGGCCACTCAGCGAGTGTGATTATTGCTGGTATCGGCCGTTTTGGGCAGATAGTGAATCGTTTGCTAGTGGCTAACGGTGTTAAAACTGTGGTGCTGGATCACGAAGCGTCACAAGTGGAAAACCTCAGAAAAATCGAAATACAGAGCTACTTTGGCGATGCCACACGCCCTGATTTACTACACACCGCTGGGATAGAAAATGCCAAGCTGTTAATCGTTGCCATTGATAATCGCGAACAAGCAATTGAATTAATTACTTATGTTAAACACACCTATCCCAAGGTAAAAATTCTCGCTCGTGCTTTTGATAAAGGTCACAACTATGAGTTGCTCCAAGCTGGCGCAGATTTCACAGTTAACGAAACTTATTTTTCTGCGTTAGAGCTGGGCGCTGAGGCTATGACTGAACTCGGTTTTCATCCATTTGAAGTGGAGCAGAAGAAATACGCTTTTTGCCAAATTGAAGCTGCCGCTTCCAATCAGCTATACCAGCAGTGGCTAGGCGGCAGTGAAGGGGAAAAGTTTGACCCTAATTACCGCAAATTGTTTATGCAAATGGAAGACAGTATTAAGCAGGCAATGCAGCGTGATCGCATGGATAAGCACGATGGCGCTGAGCGCGGCTGGACACCACCACCGAAAAACTATGAAAAAGGGTTTGATTGA
- a CDS encoding histone deacetylase family protein, with the protein MLPLIYHDNYSCDFPTEHRFVMSKFARLHQHLVKTGIAKANIIRPKQASVSDLTIAHAQDYLQGLCDNGLDEKAWRRIGLPWSQGLITRTLTAPNGTLLTARVALRTGLACHLAGGTHHAHYDFGSGFCMVNDLAYAAKTLLAEKAVKRILIFDLDVHQGDGTASILADEPNAFTCSIHCEKNFPFRKSASDLDIGLAIGLDDQAYLGVVRDTLEQLISEQKPDLVLYDAGVDVWQNDALGRLDISWQGIYQRDHYVIDTCLARGIPIATVIGGGYDKDHQRLAERHAIVVEAANACYRSR; encoded by the coding sequence TTGTTACCTCTTATCTATCACGACAACTATTCGTGCGACTTTCCGACTGAACATCGCTTTGTGATGTCAAAGTTTGCTCGGTTGCATCAACATTTAGTCAAAACGGGTATCGCCAAAGCTAATATTATTCGTCCCAAACAGGCGAGCGTGAGTGACTTAACGATTGCACATGCTCAAGACTATTTGCAGGGATTATGTGATAACGGTTTAGACGAAAAAGCGTGGCGACGTATTGGCTTACCGTGGAGCCAAGGGCTGATTACCCGTACTTTAACTGCACCTAATGGCACGTTGCTAACGGCGAGAGTTGCACTGAGAACTGGCTTGGCGTGTCATCTTGCGGGCGGTACGCATCATGCCCATTACGATTTTGGCTCTGGGTTTTGTATGGTCAATGATCTTGCCTACGCCGCAAAAACCTTATTAGCGGAAAAAGCTGTTAAGCGTATTTTGATTTTTGATCTAGACGTACATCAAGGGGATGGCACGGCCAGCATATTAGCCGATGAACCTAACGCCTTTACCTGTTCAATTCATTGTGAAAAGAACTTCCCGTTTCGAAAATCTGCCAGCGATTTAGATATTGGCTTAGCTATTGGGCTTGATGATCAAGCCTACCTAGGCGTTGTGCGCGATACCCTTGAGCAACTTATCTCTGAGCAAAAACCAGATTTAGTGCTTTATGATGCGGGGGTTGATGTTTGGCAAAATGATGCCTTAGGCCGACTCGATATTAGCTGGCAAGGCATTTATCAGCGAGATCATTATGTAATTGATACATGCTTGGCACGCGGTATTCCTATCGCAACTGTCATTGGTGGTGGTTATGATAAAGATCACCAACGTTTAGCCGAGCGTCATGCTATTGTGGTGGAAGCGGCCAATGCTTGTTATCGCAGCCGCTGA
- a CDS encoding SDR family oxidoreductase, producing the protein MAKTIVITGANRGIGLAMASIFSKRGDSVYAVCRQSSRELDALGVNVVSGVDVTDESGLAVMAQSLAEQTIDVLVCNAGILRDENLSNFNLATMRDQFEVNTLAPLRVVHALQAQLSAGSKVAMITSRMGSIEDNTSGGRFGYRMSKAALNIASVSLSHDLAEQEIAVGIYHPGYVQTDMVGGRGDISAAEAAGRIIGLVDELTLATSGQFRHSNGQRLPW; encoded by the coding sequence ATGGCAAAAACAATCGTAATTACAGGGGCTAACCGCGGCATTGGCTTGGCGATGGCATCAATTTTTAGCAAACGTGGCGACAGTGTTTACGCTGTTTGTCGTCAAAGCTCGCGTGAGCTTGACGCGTTAGGCGTCAATGTTGTGAGCGGTGTTGATGTGACCGATGAAAGCGGCTTGGCGGTAATGGCACAATCACTTGCTGAACAAACGATTGATGTACTCGTGTGCAATGCGGGTATTTTACGTGACGAGAACTTATCGAATTTTAATCTAGCGACTATGCGCGATCAGTTTGAGGTTAATACCTTAGCGCCACTACGAGTTGTTCATGCGCTGCAAGCTCAGCTTAGCGCTGGCAGTAAAGTGGCCATGATCACGTCGCGCATGGGCTCTATCGAAGATAACACTTCCGGTGGCCGCTTTGGTTATCGCATGTCCAAAGCCGCGCTCAATATTGCGTCAGTATCGCTTAGTCATGATTTAGCCGAGCAAGAAATTGCCGTGGGGATCTATCACCCAGGCTATGTGCAAACCGATATGGTTGGCGGTCGTGGCGATATTTCTGCTGCCGAGGCGGCAGGGCGGATTATTGGCTTGGTGGATGAATTAACGCTAGCGACCAGTGGCCAGTTTAGACATTCTAATGGTCAGCGATTACCTTGGTAA
- the kdsB gene encoding 3-deoxy-manno-octulosonate cytidylyltransferase, with the protein MSFVVIIPARYESSRLPGKVLADIAGKPMIQWVAEKAQASGAEKVIIATDNDEVAKVVEGFGGEVCRTRADHQSGTERLAEVVEQYQFPPEQVIVNVQGDEPFIPAENIAQVAKNLASQSSEQQSRARMATLAVHIHDAEEAFNPNAVKVLTDKDGYALYFSRATIPYDRERFLAANAQSEKANELPAEIGDFYLRHIGIYAYRAGFISDYVSWPASNLEKIESLEQLRVLWQGEKIHVAVAQSRTPVEGVDTPQDLAKAQAYASTLTDEGLS; encoded by the coding sequence ATGTCATTTGTCGTTATTATTCCTGCTCGTTACGAATCATCGCGCTTACCCGGTAAAGTGCTGGCAGATATCGCAGGTAAACCCATGATCCAGTGGGTTGCCGAAAAAGCGCAAGCGAGTGGCGCAGAGAAAGTGATTATTGCAACAGATAACGACGAAGTGGCTAAGGTCGTAGAAGGGTTTGGTGGTGAAGTATGTCGCACACGTGCCGATCATCAATCAGGTACTGAGCGCCTAGCCGAAGTGGTTGAGCAATATCAATTCCCGCCAGAGCAAGTCATCGTTAATGTGCAAGGGGATGAGCCGTTTATTCCGGCTGAAAATATTGCGCAAGTGGCCAAAAATCTTGCATCACAGTCGAGCGAACAACAATCAAGAGCCCGCATGGCAACCCTAGCGGTGCATATTCATGATGCGGAAGAGGCATTTAATCCCAACGCCGTCAAAGTGTTAACGGATAAAGACGGCTACGCGCTGTATTTTAGCCGCGCCACTATTCCGTATGATCGCGAGCGCTTTTTGGCAGCCAATGCTCAATCAGAAAAAGCGAACGAACTACCGGCTGAAATCGGTGATTTCTACCTACGCCATATTGGTATCTATGCTTATCGTGCTGGCTTTATTAGCGACTATGTCAGTTGGCCTGCGAGCAATTTAGAAAAAATTGAATCGCTAGAGCAGCTGCGCGTGCTATGGCAAGGTGAAAAAATTCACGTGGCGGTAGCGCAAAGCCGCACGCCAGTGGAGGGGGTTGATACACCTCAAGACCTAGCGAAAGCCCAAGCATATGCCTCAACCTTAACGGACGAGGGGCTAAGCTAG
- a CDS encoding Trm112 family protein, producing the protein MAFDIKLMEILACPICKGKLTLDKDNNELICKFDRVAYPIENDIPVLLENEARRLESVEN; encoded by the coding sequence ATGGCTTTTGATATTAAATTAATGGAAATTCTTGCCTGCCCGATTTGCAAAGGCAAGCTCACGTTAGACAAAGACAACAACGAGCTGATTTGTAAGTTTGACCGTGTTGCCTATCCCATTGAAAACGATATTCCGGTATTACTGGAAAACGAAGCACGCCGCTTAGAATCAGTAGAAAACTAA
- a CDS encoding NAD(P)H-dependent oxidoreductase, translating into MSASQARKKILLLFAHPSQQRSEVNLPMFELAKSLDFVTYVDLYREYPRHHININREQQRLVEHDIVIFQFPFYWYSTPSLLKEWQDLVLEYNFAYGPDGTALHGKTFICALSAGGAEQAYRADGYNHFTVRELLQPLEQTARLTGMRYLPPFAIFSSRSTQCQRQQHLAHWRKLLEALSFELINHDKVAELTTINDALPALPNLASMAV; encoded by the coding sequence ATGTCAGCCAGCCAAGCGCGCAAAAAAATCTTATTACTGTTCGCCCATCCATCGCAACAGCGTTCGGAAGTGAACCTCCCTATGTTCGAATTGGCAAAGTCACTTGATTTTGTCACTTATGTTGACCTCTACAGAGAGTACCCGCGCCACCATATCAATATTAATCGTGAACAGCAGCGCTTGGTTGAGCACGATATTGTGATTTTTCAGTTTCCATTTTATTGGTATTCGACCCCTTCGCTATTAAAAGAGTGGCAAGATCTAGTACTCGAATATAATTTTGCGTACGGCCCAGATGGCACGGCATTGCATGGTAAAACCTTTATTTGTGCACTTAGTGCTGGCGGTGCCGAGCAAGCTTATCGCGCTGACGGCTATAATCACTTTACCGTGCGTGAGTTACTGCAGCCATTGGAGCAAACGGCCAGATTAACCGGTATGCGTTACCTACCGCCATTTGCGATATTTTCTAGCCGTTCAACGCAGTGTCAGCGCCAACAACATCTTGCTCACTGGCGAAAATTACTGGAAGCCCTGTCGTTTGAGCTAATCAATCATGACAAAGTGGCTGAACTGACCACCATCAATGATGCGCTACCTGCACTGCCCAATTTGGCAAGCATGGCTGTTTAA